From a single Gimesia fumaroli genomic region:
- a CDS encoding creatininase family protein, with the protein MKYAEMTAVELKNVSRDETLVILPIAAVEQHGPHMPTATDEIICTAVAEQVEQRLKESLLLLPTLWLGASQHHLRWGATLTTRVENYETLLCEICETILNDGFRRVLILNGHGGNIAPMQISLRRLQVQYRNCQLMAASYWSIAEAEIAALMEGECKTVGHACEAETSLVMHLRPELVRESKIENFDDYALDLVDGVYLCNDMYQRTQKGATGRPDLASAGKGEQMFSVICDRVVEVLQRLGHAPLPTLDGGFAEG; encoded by the coding sequence ATGAAATATGCAGAAATGACGGCAGTAGAACTGAAAAACGTATCGCGTGATGAAACACTCGTTATTTTGCCGATTGCTGCAGTCGAGCAGCATGGCCCGCATATGCCAACCGCGACGGATGAGATTATCTGTACGGCGGTTGCCGAACAGGTCGAGCAGCGGCTCAAGGAATCACTTTTATTGTTGCCGACGCTCTGGTTGGGGGCCAGCCAGCACCATCTTCGCTGGGGCGCCACATTGACGACGCGCGTGGAAAATTATGAGACGCTGTTGTGTGAGATTTGCGAAACGATACTGAATGACGGTTTCCGCCGGGTGCTGATTTTGAACGGGCATGGCGGAAATATCGCCCCGATGCAGATTTCGTTACGGCGGCTGCAGGTGCAATATCGCAACTGTCAATTAATGGCAGCTTCTTACTGGTCGATTGCAGAAGCAGAAATCGCGGCTTTGATGGAAGGAGAGTGCAAAACAGTGGGACATGCCTGCGAGGCGGAAACATCTCTGGTGATGCATCTTCGGCCGGAACTGGTACGCGAATCAAAAATCGAAAACTTTGACGACTATGCTTTGGATCTTGTTGATGGTGTCTATCTCTGTAATGACATGTATCAGCGAACACAAAAGGGGGCTACCGGCCGTCCCGATCTGGCATCAGCAGGGAAGGGCGAGCAGATGTTTTCTGTAATTTGCGATCGTGTGGTTGAAGTACTGCAGCGATTGGGGCACGCTCCCTTGCCTACGCTCGATGGTGGTTTTGCTGAAGGCTAA
- the hisH gene encoding imidazole glycerol phosphate synthase subunit HisH, whose product MTQKVVIIDYGAGNLLNVVRACEHCGADVTIADSAETIMRADRLILPGVGAFSDSMQELEKREMVEPILAYAKSGKPLLGICLGMQMLLDSSEEFGIWDGLGLIPGKVVSIPATGVDGTPHKIPHIGWNQLISGQRDSWAQTVLDSIPEDSSVYFVHSFMAVPTDDAHRLADCDYDGRQVCAAVQRENIIGCQFHPEKSGPVGLQIIQNFLSF is encoded by the coding sequence ATGACCCAGAAAGTTGTCATCATTGATTATGGTGCGGGAAATCTGCTCAATGTCGTTCGTGCTTGTGAGCATTGTGGGGCTGATGTAACTATCGCTGATTCCGCAGAAACTATCATGCGGGCGGATCGGCTGATCTTACCTGGTGTGGGCGCATTTTCGGACAGTATGCAGGAACTTGAAAAACGGGAGATGGTCGAGCCGATTTTAGCCTATGCAAAGTCGGGGAAGCCGTTGCTGGGAATTTGCCTGGGGATGCAGATGTTGCTGGATTCCAGCGAAGAATTTGGGATCTGGGATGGTCTCGGTCTGATTCCCGGAAAAGTCGTCAGTATCCCGGCGACTGGCGTGGATGGAACGCCGCATAAAATACCTCATATTGGCTGGAATCAATTAATTTCAGGACAGCGCGACAGCTGGGCGCAAACGGTATTGGATTCAATTCCTGAAGATTCATCGGTCTATTTCGTGCATTCATTTATGGCGGTGCCGACAGATGATGCACATCGGCTGGCTGATTGTGACTATGATGGCCGGCAGGTTTGTGCTGCCGTTCAGCGCGAAAATATTATTGGATGTCAGTTTCACCCCGAAAAAAGTGGTCCTGTTGGATTGCAGATTATTCAGAATTTTCTTTCGTTTTGA
- a CDS encoding O-antigen ligase family protein produces MFELALIVTLIGSICYAFLPVGSVDGDIYNRSIFKNRITQNILMSFLVYLAAWKFWEHPKQRWYYGVLALIATYNVVAMVPGRSGYVALAILICLLMYQKMGYKGLFPATICIVLVGFLSYYQSQTFQGRIDQVVTEINKYSVSEERQNGVDLRLEFYENSLQLAKLNPLFGSGSGSFGLKYRELAQQNGQIATANPHNEYVMLLVQNGLIGVCLFASFFWVAWRATRKMAGLDRDFGQAVLAVYVVVCLVNSLMLDTTEGNLFGFLMGLTMAAASGSIVESVDELASEPPSSNKDQHFISDAA; encoded by the coding sequence ATGTTTGAGCTTGCTCTGATTGTGACCCTGATTGGTTCTATTTGCTATGCATTTCTTCCAGTGGGCAGTGTGGATGGCGATATCTATAATCGGTCTATTTTCAAGAACCGGATTACACAAAATATCCTGATGTCGTTTCTGGTCTACCTTGCTGCCTGGAAATTCTGGGAGCACCCCAAGCAGCGCTGGTATTATGGGGTATTGGCTCTGATCGCGACATATAACGTAGTGGCCATGGTGCCCGGGCGGTCTGGTTATGTTGCTTTAGCGATTCTGATCTGTCTGTTGATGTACCAGAAGATGGGGTATAAGGGACTCTTTCCGGCGACCATTTGTATCGTATTAGTTGGGTTTCTATCGTACTACCAGTCACAAACATTTCAGGGGCGCATCGATCAGGTTGTGACCGAGATCAATAAATATAGTGTTTCTGAAGAGCGGCAGAATGGTGTTGATTTACGCCTTGAGTTTTATGAAAACAGTCTGCAACTGGCTAAATTAAATCCACTTTTCGGCTCTGGATCTGGAAGTTTCGGTTTAAAATATCGAGAGTTAGCTCAGCAAAATGGCCAGATTGCCACAGCGAATCCTCATAATGAATATGTGATGTTGCTGGTTCAAAACGGACTGATTGGAGTTTGTCTGTTTGCCTCCTTCTTCTGGGTGGCCTGGCGGGCAACTCGTAAAATGGCCGGGCTTGACCGTGATTTTGGGCAGGCTGTTCTTGCTGTCTACGTGGTCGTCTGTCTGGTGAATTCCCTGATGCTGGATACAACAGAAGGCAATTTATTTGGATTCCTGATGGGGCTCACGATGGCTGCTGCATCAGGCTCTATCGTCGAAAGCGTTGATGAGCTGGCATCAGAGCCTCCTTCCAGCAACAAAGACCAGCATTTCATATCGGATGCCGCCTGA
- the asnB gene encoding asparagine synthase (glutamine-hydrolyzing) encodes MCGIIGGYDREKRPFGTELAEQACERMAHRGPDDRGYHEVDGMLVGNQRLSILDLAGGHQPMFSDDRQVIVVQNGEIYNFRELAKGLGCRTSCDTEVILRLYERDGEDFVKQLNGMFAIAIIDRRKQSMLLYRDRVGQKPLYLHDDGKRLLFASEVKSLFAMGVKAEMNWEGFDAYLTYNFVPPPITLYKNITHLMPGHLLKISPQGTEVRRWWNLAEKPVECRSEASWCEEIIDTLQAAVKIRLRADVPLGAFLSGGIDSSSVVSLMSQELPHPVQTFCIGFDDPRFDESQYAQEVADQFGTRHTCDVLNPNLTATWPLTVYHNDQPHGDVSFMPTYWVSHLARKSVKVVLTGDGGDELFAGYDVHRNFFANQDCTLPREQIEDAYISAISLLQPSAKQALYSADAKSQLVAEDASRFAKSHLEEFRHLDPINQALALDTRFLLPGNNLVKPDKMAMAVSLEPRAPYLDYRMVDLAFRIPGSLKLRDGVTKSILKKACEKILPSSIIYRKKQMFTVPIGEWFKQELNPFVNDVLLSPRSLERGFYRPERVREIIQEHRTDKVNHTRTIRALLALELWQRTFIDQAFDHAPTYADLGINSSVEFGTGSRNAA; translated from the coding sequence ATGTGTGGAATTATCGGGGGCTACGATCGCGAAAAACGCCCTTTTGGGACGGAGCTGGCAGAACAGGCTTGTGAACGAATGGCTCATCGCGGGCCCGATGATCGAGGTTACCACGAGGTAGACGGGATGCTGGTGGGAAATCAGCGATTGTCTATTTTGGATCTGGCCGGTGGCCATCAACCCATGTTTTCCGATGATCGACAGGTGATCGTCGTTCAAAACGGGGAAATCTATAACTTCAGAGAACTCGCCAAAGGACTCGGCTGCCGAACCAGCTGTGATACTGAGGTCATTCTCAGATTGTATGAGCGAGACGGTGAGGATTTTGTAAAACAGCTTAATGGTATGTTTGCCATCGCGATTATTGATCGTCGCAAACAATCCATGTTGCTTTACCGTGATCGAGTCGGGCAAAAACCGCTCTATCTTCATGATGATGGCAAGCGGCTGCTGTTTGCTTCCGAGGTCAAATCCCTGTTTGCGATGGGGGTGAAAGCGGAGATGAACTGGGAAGGCTTCGATGCCTATCTCACGTACAATTTTGTCCCCCCGCCGATTACGCTCTACAAAAATATCACGCATCTCATGCCGGGGCACTTGCTGAAAATCAGTCCTCAAGGGACCGAGGTTCGGCGTTGGTGGAATCTGGCGGAGAAGCCTGTAGAATGCCGGTCTGAAGCGTCCTGGTGTGAAGAGATAATTGATACCTTACAGGCTGCTGTGAAGATTCGATTACGCGCGGATGTGCCTTTAGGGGCATTCCTTTCAGGGGGCATTGACAGTTCGTCCGTTGTGTCTCTGATGAGTCAGGAATTACCACATCCGGTGCAGACTTTTTGTATCGGATTTGATGATCCCCGGTTTGATGAATCTCAGTACGCCCAAGAAGTCGCCGATCAGTTTGGTACCCGTCACACGTGTGATGTGTTGAATCCCAATTTGACGGCAACCTGGCCGCTGACTGTTTATCACAACGATCAGCCACACGGCGATGTCTCTTTCATGCCGACCTACTGGGTCAGCCATCTGGCGCGGAAGTCAGTCAAAGTGGTCCTGACTGGCGATGGGGGAGACGAGCTGTTTGCAGGTTATGATGTTCATCGTAACTTTTTTGCCAACCAGGACTGTACCCTCCCGCGCGAGCAGATTGAGGATGCCTATATCAGTGCGATCAGTTTATTACAGCCGTCTGCAAAGCAGGCACTGTATTCAGCCGATGCAAAGAGTCAGCTGGTGGCAGAGGATGCGTCCCGGTTTGCCAAGTCACATTTGGAAGAGTTTCGACACCTGGATCCGATCAATCAGGCGTTGGCTCTGGATACCCGGTTTTTGTTACCTGGGAACAATCTCGTAAAACCAGATAAAATGGCAATGGCCGTTTCGTTGGAGCCACGTGCTCCCTATTTAGATTATCGAATGGTAGATCTGGCATTTCGGATTCCAGGATCACTCAAATTACGCGATGGCGTGACAAAATCCATATTGAAGAAAGCCTGCGAGAAAATTCTTCCTTCCAGTATCATCTATCGTAAAAAGCAGATGTTTACCGTTCCCATCGGAGAGTGGTTTAAGCAGGAGCTAAATCCCTTTGTGAACGACGTTTTGCTTTCGCCTCGATCGCTGGAAAGAGGCTTTTATCGACCTGAGCGCGTTCGAGAAATCATTCAGGAACATCGCACTGACAAAGTCAATCATACGCGTACAATACGTGCACTTCTGGCATTGGAACTTTGGCAACGAACATTTATTGATCAGGCCTTTGACCATGCTCCAACCTATGCTGATTTGGGCATCAATAGTTCTGTTGAATTCGGAACCGGCTCCAGAAATGCTGCTTAG
- a CDS encoding acylneuraminate cytidylyltransferase family protein, whose amino-acid sequence MADVIGLITARGGSKGVPRKNIRELAGKPLIAWTIEEALKSQELDRVIVSTDDKEIASISRQYGAEVPFIRPLKLALDASSHVDVILHTIDWLAENEQYEMEHVALLQPTSPFRIAEDIDGAIRYLKEKSAKAVIGMMEAPSHPICLRHINEDGLLVELSDVRDESQLRRQALEDVYAFNGALYVFRVDAFKEKLTFRPYQETYGYIMPTERSWEIDTEWEFLVADLLMQNQQRDVSRRKAA is encoded by the coding sequence ATGGCCGATGTGATTGGATTAATCACTGCAAGAGGTGGTTCCAAGGGAGTCCCACGAAAAAATATTCGCGAGTTGGCTGGAAAGCCGTTGATTGCCTGGACGATTGAGGAAGCATTAAAGAGCCAGGAACTGGATCGAGTCATTGTCTCTACGGATGACAAAGAGATCGCTTCTATCTCCCGGCAGTATGGTGCTGAAGTCCCGTTTATTCGGCCTCTCAAGCTGGCTTTAGATGCATCGAGTCATGTCGATGTGATTCTGCATACCATCGACTGGCTTGCGGAAAATGAACAGTACGAGATGGAACACGTCGCACTGCTTCAACCAACATCTCCCTTTCGTATTGCCGAAGATATCGATGGTGCGATTCGATATCTTAAAGAAAAAAGTGCCAAAGCTGTCATTGGTATGATGGAAGCCCCGAGTCATCCGATCTGTTTACGTCATATTAATGAGGATGGTTTGCTAGTGGAACTCTCCGATGTTCGGGATGAGTCCCAATTGCGCAGACAGGCCTTGGAAGATGTATATGCATTCAATGGAGCCTTGTATGTCTTCCGTGTGGATGCCTTTAAAGAGAAACTGACGTTTCGTCCCTACCAGGAAACCTACGGGTACATAATGCCGACAGAGCGGTCGTGGGAAATCGATACCGAGTGGGAATTTTTAGTTGCTGATTTGTTGATGCAAAATCAGCAACGTGATGTTTCCCGCCGTAAGGCCGCTTAG
- the hisF gene encoding imidazole glycerol phosphate synthase subunit HisF produces the protein MSNLRLIPRLDIKGKNLIKGVHLEGLRVIGDPQEYAVKYYEDGADELIYMDAVASLYGRNNLSEIISRTVQNVFVPITVGGGIRSVEDVQRLLRSGADKVAINTAAIANPELIKEVSNRFGSQCMVLSIEAKKMPDGKWHAFTDNGRERSGRDVHEWVQQAVGLGAGEVLLTSIDQEGTRKGFDLELTRSVSEIVPVPVIASGGMGSVQDLFAVVDQGKADAVAMADILHYDRMTLVEIRDAALAEKIHVRQV, from the coding sequence ATGAGTAATCTACGTTTGATACCACGGCTGGATATTAAAGGAAAAAATTTAATTAAGGGCGTTCACCTGGAAGGATTGCGCGTCATAGGCGATCCACAGGAGTATGCCGTTAAGTATTATGAGGACGGTGCAGACGAATTGATTTATATGGATGCTGTCGCCAGCTTGTATGGCCGCAATAATCTATCTGAAATCATCAGTCGCACCGTGCAGAATGTCTTTGTGCCGATTACCGTCGGGGGAGGCATTCGTTCCGTCGAAGATGTCCAGCGTTTGTTGCGATCCGGAGCAGATAAAGTCGCCATAAATACGGCTGCTATTGCCAATCCTGAATTAATCAAGGAAGTTTCCAACCGATTCGGTTCACAATGTATGGTCCTTTCCATCGAAGCGAAAAAGATGCCCGATGGAAAATGGCATGCATTTACCGACAACGGTCGTGAGCGGAGCGGCCGTGATGTTCATGAATGGGTTCAGCAGGCGGTTGGACTGGGAGCGGGCGAAGTTCTTCTGACATCAATTGATCAGGAAGGGACGCGCAAAGGCTTTGATTTGGAACTGACGCGATCAGTTTCAGAAATCGTACCCGTCCCCGTCATTGCCAGTGGTGGAATGGGATCGGTGCAGGATCTGTTTGCTGTTGTCGACCAGGGAAAAGCCGACGCTGTGGCGATGGCGGATATTTTACATTATGACCGGATGACGCTTGTGGAAATTCGCGATGCTGCGCTGGCTGAAAAGATACATGTGAGGCAAGTATGA
- a CDS encoding sugar transferase gives MDDRQLSQKSGSAQDAKQGQPHFDPRLLAPVSGSADATENSEYFLKRPLDLLLSGFALIVLSPVFLMIAFLIKASSPGPVFFRQKRLGVNEAPFEILKFRSMRSDPEGAGPQFTSANDSRITGIGKLIRKTSLDELPQLINIFRGEMSLIGPRPYVGFELADTLQFKRELRASVRPGVSGLAQVSGRSQLTQDAVIEYDIDYVKKCSLKLDWQILLQTVRKVLSCEGTN, from the coding sequence ATGGACGATCGTCAATTGTCACAGAAATCAGGCTCTGCGCAAGACGCAAAACAAGGACAACCTCACTTTGATCCACGGCTGTTGGCACCTGTTTCAGGTTCAGCAGATGCGACTGAAAATTCAGAATATTTTCTGAAACGCCCGCTTGATCTTTTGCTGAGCGGTTTTGCACTAATTGTCCTCTCGCCAGTATTTCTTATGATCGCCTTCCTGATCAAGGCCAGCTCGCCTGGTCCCGTATTTTTTCGACAGAAACGGCTGGGGGTAAATGAAGCACCGTTTGAGATCTTAAAATTCCGGTCAATGCGATCAGATCCAGAAGGAGCAGGACCTCAATTTACCAGTGCCAATGATTCCAGAATTACCGGCATTGGGAAGCTGATTCGAAAAACAAGTCTGGATGAGCTGCCCCAGTTGATCAATATATTTCGGGGCGAAATGAGTTTGATTGGTCCTCGTCCCTATGTTGGGTTTGAATTAGCAGACACTCTACAATTCAAGCGAGAGCTACGGGCCAGTGTTCGTCCCGGGGTCTCTGGTCTGGCACAGGTCTCTGGACGAAGTCAGCTGACTCAAGATGCCGTGATCGAGTATGACATTGACTATGTCAAAAAATGCAGTCTCAAACTTGACTGGCAGATCCTTCTGCAAACAGTCAGAAAAGTCCTGTCATGCGAAGGAACCAATTAA
- a CDS encoding sodium:solute symporter family transporter: protein MHLLDYGVILAYLLVSIGLGIYFGRNQSRKEFFAAGNSMGWLPVGLSVMATLFSANSFVMYPSIAYGSGLRISLFLIAVSLMAPLVLWVFIPVYARLNCQTAYEYLERRYHVSVRSLASGLFIFLRIGWMASATYAASIVLANVMQVPQLTVIIVLGVVSIFYTMLGGLRAVMWTDVIQFFIFTLTIILTLGLILAQTDDGVSGVISTYFEGRSNLLVDFSPSLTLEYGSWAVLIGLFLEALSAFGADQVAVQRYIAARSEKTSQVGFMINVIGMWTVVPGLLAIGVGLYSHYHQFPEQMVSVLATELNGELPDWRADAAGNGMTVPHFYESYPEYVAEDIQALKLQDQALPQYVRLHFPPGVVGLFLVALMAAVMSSIDSGIHSVTTALMVDFRDRHFLHLKPDDNKMEVLQDRALVVLIGVLSIVLACNVGEMGDVFAIGKKVTAGFGGPLLAVFILALFFKNSTTAGVLVGTLSGAVITIALMYISSDWFSVWFWPIGFGLTMVIGVLVSLLTVSSGKTSADHPLTYWNVVQSQNKNDTDLSE, encoded by the coding sequence ATGCATTTGTTAGACTATGGTGTTATTCTAGCCTATCTTCTGGTTTCGATTGGACTCGGTATTTATTTTGGCCGAAATCAATCACGGAAGGAATTTTTCGCCGCCGGGAATTCCATGGGTTGGTTACCTGTCGGATTGAGTGTGATGGCAACGCTGTTTTCTGCGAACAGTTTTGTGATGTATCCGTCGATCGCCTATGGAAGTGGTTTACGGATCAGCCTGTTTTTGATTGCCGTATCTCTGATGGCGCCGCTGGTACTGTGGGTGTTCATTCCCGTTTATGCACGGTTGAATTGTCAGACTGCGTATGAGTATCTGGAACGCCGTTATCATGTCTCGGTTCGTTCTCTAGCCAGCGGGCTGTTCATTTTCCTGAGGATTGGGTGGATGGCGTCTGCGACGTATGCGGCGTCGATTGTGCTGGCGAATGTGATGCAGGTTCCACAACTCACGGTGATTATTGTGCTGGGCGTTGTTTCTATTTTCTACACAATGCTCGGTGGTCTGCGGGCGGTGATGTGGACTGACGTGATTCAATTTTTTATCTTCACTCTCACGATTATATTGACGCTTGGCTTAATCCTTGCACAAACCGATGACGGAGTGTCGGGAGTCATTTCGACTTATTTTGAAGGGCGGAGCAATTTGCTGGTCGATTTTTCTCCCTCCCTGACGCTGGAGTATGGCAGTTGGGCAGTTTTGATCGGCCTGTTTCTGGAAGCACTGTCGGCCTTTGGTGCCGATCAGGTTGCTGTACAACGCTATATTGCCGCGCGTTCTGAAAAGACATCGCAAGTCGGTTTCATGATTAATGTGATCGGAATGTGGACCGTTGTGCCCGGATTGTTGGCCATTGGAGTCGGCCTCTATTCTCATTATCATCAATTTCCAGAACAGATGGTTTCAGTGCTGGCAACTGAGCTCAATGGAGAACTGCCTGACTGGAGAGCCGATGCCGCTGGTAATGGGATGACGGTTCCCCATTTTTATGAATCGTATCCGGAGTATGTGGCCGAAGACATTCAGGCGTTGAAGCTTCAAGATCAGGCATTGCCGCAGTACGTTCGTCTGCATTTTCCGCCGGGCGTGGTGGGGTTATTCCTGGTTGCATTAATGGCGGCGGTGATGTCCAGCATTGATTCCGGGATTCACTCGGTGACGACTGCACTGATGGTCGATTTTCGCGATCGGCATTTCCTCCATTTAAAGCCGGATGATAATAAAATGGAAGTGCTACAGGACCGTGCGCTGGTGGTCTTGATCGGTGTGCTCTCGATTGTGCTGGCATGCAATGTGGGTGAGATGGGTGATGTGTTCGCGATCGGGAAAAAAGTGACCGCCGGTTTTGGCGGGCCATTACTGGCCGTGTTTATTCTGGCTCTGTTTTTCAAAAACTCAACGACAGCGGGGGTTCTGGTGGGAACCCTTTCAGGCGCCGTGATTACAATAGCGCTGATGTATATTTCCTCAGACTGGTTTTCCGTCTGGTTCTGGCCGATTGGCTTTGGACTGACTATGGTGATCGGTGTGCTTGTCAGTCTGTTGACGGTTTCTTCTGGTAAGACTTCTGCTGATCACCCCTTAACCTATTGGAATGTGGTACAAAGTCAAAATAAGAATGATACTGATTTAAGCGAGTAA
- a CDS encoding N-acetyl sugar amidotransferase translates to MIPKRDVQKLYNLPSEVKFCRKCTISNQRPRITFDEHGVCSACNFAVVKRNEFDWEQREQELLELCDRYRKNDGSYDVIVPCSGGKDGSFVAHQLKYKYGMNPLTVTWAPLISTELGRKNLDSFIDAGFDNVFGKPNGVVTRKLTHLSFKHMGDPFQPFIYGQTNFPMKMAVQHNVSLIMYGENGEVEYGGDMKNAFRPTREIADHDSHYFSGLPPEFWEQHGLTRADLAPFMAPKYQDIVKNDTQIHFFGYYKNWDPQENYYYCREHTGLEPNPERSEGTYSKYASLDDKIDGYHYYLAYIKFGIGRTTSDTAHEIRDGKIDREEGCALIRRYDGEFPQKYFQLFLEYCDMTEGEFHEIIDSWRADHLWKKVNGEWALRHAVYDEEEQQGNMAA, encoded by the coding sequence ATGATTCCAAAACGCGATGTACAAAAGTTATACAATCTTCCCTCTGAAGTGAAGTTCTGTCGAAAATGTACGATTTCGAATCAACGTCCGCGTATTACCTTTGATGAACATGGCGTCTGTAGCGCCTGTAATTTTGCGGTGGTTAAGAGAAATGAATTTGACTGGGAACAGCGCGAGCAGGAACTGTTGGAACTCTGCGATCGTTATCGAAAAAACGATGGCAGCTATGACGTGATTGTTCCCTGTAGTGGAGGAAAAGATGGCAGCTTTGTGGCGCATCAGCTGAAATATAAGTATGGCATGAACCCGCTCACCGTCACCTGGGCTCCTCTGATCTCAACTGAGTTGGGCCGAAAGAATCTGGATTCGTTCATTGATGCGGGTTTTGACAATGTCTTCGGAAAGCCCAATGGCGTTGTCACCAGAAAGTTAACGCATCTTTCTTTCAAGCATATGGGCGATCCGTTTCAGCCATTTATTTATGGACAGACCAACTTTCCAATGAAAATGGCAGTACAACACAATGTTTCGTTGATTATGTATGGCGAAAACGGTGAGGTTGAATACGGCGGCGACATGAAAAATGCCTTTCGGCCGACACGGGAGATTGCCGATCATGATTCTCATTATTTCTCAGGACTTCCCCCGGAATTCTGGGAGCAACACGGCCTGACTCGTGCGGATCTGGCACCATTTATGGCTCCTAAGTACCAGGATATTGTGAAGAATGACACCCAGATTCATTTCTTCGGCTACTACAAGAACTGGGATCCTCAAGAAAACTACTATTACTGTCGTGAGCATACGGGACTGGAACCCAATCCGGAACGTTCTGAAGGAACCTACTCAAAATATGCCAGCCTGGATGACAAAATTGATGGTTATCATTACTACCTGGCCTACATCAAGTTTGGAATTGGTCGTACAACATCGGATACGGCTCATGAAATTCGTGATGGAAAAATTGATCGCGAAGAAGGTTGTGCCCTTATCAGAAGATATGATGGAGAATTCCCTCAGAAGTATTTCCAACTGTTTTTGGAATATTGCGATATGACCGAAGGGGAGTTTCATGAGATCATTGACAGCTGGCGAGCCGACCACCTTTGGAAAAAAGTAAATGGTGAGTGGGCGCTCCGACATGCCGTTTACGATGAAGAAGAGCAGCAGGGTAATATGGCGGCATGA
- a CDS encoding LegC family aminotransferase: MHDLVPLSIPHISGNEWKYIKDCLDTGWVSSVGSYVDQFEQKVSQYVGTDYGVATVNGTAALHLSLLACGVQPGDEVIAPAFTFIAPINAIHYCGAKPVFIGSDSNTLSLDVNRVHTFLSEECVKRDGDLYNKQTGQKISAILPVHIFGHPVDMAPLNEIATEYGLPIIEDASESLGSEYREKKTGSLSTVACFSFNGNKIITCGGGGMATTSQESLANHIRHLSTQANKKPFEYEHDEVGYNYRLTNIQAALGVAQLEQLDAFIEIKRNNAALYRQLLAEIPKVDLVWEEPWAKSNFWLCTLLVPSVDRKPLMEYLLAHNVQVRPAWKLMHTLPMYQECQVYGMEETEAVFERCISIPSSVQLNSEDIKYVVRCIKNYFDQS; encoded by the coding sequence ATGCACGATCTGGTCCCATTGTCGATTCCTCATATTTCCGGGAATGAGTGGAAGTATATCAAGGACTGCCTCGATACGGGGTGGGTCTCCTCGGTCGGATCGTATGTTGATCAGTTTGAGCAAAAAGTGAGTCAATACGTCGGTACCGATTATGGTGTCGCGACAGTGAATGGAACAGCGGCGCTGCACCTCAGTCTGCTGGCGTGCGGTGTTCAGCCTGGCGATGAAGTCATCGCTCCTGCCTTTACATTTATCGCTCCCATCAACGCCATTCACTATTGTGGTGCTAAACCTGTCTTTATTGGTTCAGATTCAAACACACTGAGCCTCGACGTGAATCGTGTTCACACATTCCTTTCTGAGGAATGTGTGAAGCGGGACGGGGATCTTTATAACAAACAGACCGGACAAAAAATAAGTGCCATATTGCCGGTACATATTTTTGGCCATCCGGTCGATATGGCACCGCTGAATGAGATTGCGACAGAGTACGGTTTGCCGATTATTGAAGATGCTTCGGAAAGCCTTGGCTCTGAGTATCGGGAAAAAAAGACCGGTTCTTTATCGACGGTCGCCTGTTTTTCTTTCAATGGAAATAAAATCATCACCTGTGGCGGTGGTGGAATGGCGACGACCAGTCAGGAATCGCTGGCAAATCATATCCGTCATTTAAGCACGCAGGCAAACAAAAAGCCGTTTGAGTATGAACATGACGAAGTCGGCTATAACTATCGTTTGACGAATATCCAGGCGGCATTAGGCGTGGCTCAGCTGGAACAGCTTGATGCATTTATTGAAATCAAACGCAACAACGCCGCCCTTTATCGTCAGTTACTTGCGGAAATCCCGAAGGTCGACCTGGTCTGGGAAGAACCATGGGCCAAAAGTAATTTCTGGTTATGTACTTTGCTCGTTCCGTCAGTAGATCGCAAACCACTGATGGAGTATCTGCTGGCTCATAACGTCCAGGTGCGCCCGGCCTGGAAGTTGATGCATACACTACCCATGTATCAGGAGTGCCAGGTATACGGGATGGAAGAGACAGAAGCTGTCTTTGAACGCTGTATCTCGATTCCATCCAGTGTGCAGCTTAATTCTGAGGACATAAAATATGTTGTTCGTTGTATAAAAAATTATTTTGATCAGTCATGA